A portion of the Rhizobium sp. 9140 genome contains these proteins:
- the tnpB gene encoding IS66 family insertion sequence element accessory protein TnpB (TnpB, as the term is used for proteins encoded by IS66 family insertion elements, is considered an accessory protein, since TnpC, encoded by a neighboring gene, is a DDE family transposase.) — MFKLGADLQVYLHREPIDFRAGINSLAVLVQETMALDPFAPAVFAFCNRRRDRVKLLFFDRSGFVLILKRLTEDKFRWPRREVTVVTLTTEQLHWILDGIDIDAMIRHPVRQYQIAG, encoded by the coding sequence ATGTTTAAGCTTGGCGCTGATCTTCAAGTCTATCTGCATCGCGAACCGATCGACTTCCGGGCCGGCATCAACAGCCTTGCGGTCCTGGTCCAGGAGACGATGGCGCTGGACCCGTTTGCTCCTGCAGTGTTTGCCTTCTGCAACCGCCGGCGTGACCGGGTGAAGCTGCTATTCTTCGATCGCTCGGGCTTCGTGCTCATCCTGAAGCGGTTGACCGAAGACAAGTTCCGATGGCCGCGCCGAGAGGTGACGGTGGTCACACTGACGACCGAGCAACTGCACTGGATCCTCGACGGGATCGATATCGATGCGATGAT